The following are encoded together in the Humulus lupulus chromosome 5, drHumLupu1.1, whole genome shotgun sequence genome:
- the LOC133779173 gene encoding uncharacterized protein LOC133779173 encodes MEMYYQHCYDPQMNRYDSYSSHYNSQRQEYSHTFYGGNQYVEPNYYSQSEYNEFTPTIFRSINWRSHQSIGCQHSPTSTDVRAGLCAFSSTTSYRNVTRSGAINFRYANKLLASTMQTQVILQSTEVSLKNLESTMGKIVTSLNNLEVENIGELPTELESNPIENDGTLTLQSGPQLEMPPHPEITFDPIPTQEVNNSTPESFSPPEIETFTSVGPSPQNMLHKPTVRSYVPIPPFPNRLTKFKNEEENKVILKINISLHPTIKQVPPYAKLPKELSTNKRKLKGDKKISVGENVSVILQRKLLPKCHDLGMFINPFSISKSRFDHCMIDLGAPIDVISSSIFASLDLGLLKETSVIIRLANCTNAYPLGVVEDAWVQVQFGSPFLLITSTKMDVKAWVLTIEFDGEVIQFDKFNSIDKYKRKNVLLNDPP; translated from the coding sequence ATGGAAATGTACTATCAACACTGTTATGATCCTCAAATGAATAGATATGACTCCTATTCTAGCCATTACAATTCACAAAGGCAGGAGTATTCTCATACTTTCTATGGTGGAAATCAATATGTTGAGCCAAATTACTACTCTCAATCAGAATATAATGAGTTCACCCCCACAATATTCAGATCCATCAATTGGAGATCTCATCAATCCATTGGATGCCAGCACTCTCCAACTTCAACAGATGTCAGAGCAGGCTTATGTGCCTTTTCCTCAACAACCTCCTACAGGAATGTCACAAGATCAGGAGCCATTAATTTCAGATATGCTAACAAATTGTTGGCTTCAACTATGCAGACCCAAGTTATTCTTCAGAGTACAGAAGTGTCCCTCAAGAATTTGGAGAGTACTATGGGAAAAATTGTTACATCATTGAATAATCTTGAGGTTGAGAATATTGGAGAATTACCCACAGAATTAGAGAGTAATCCAATAGAGAATGATGGTACCCTAACTCTTCAAAGTGGTCCACAACTTGAAATGCCACCTCATCCAGAGATAACATTTGATCCAATTCCAACTCAAGAAGTCAACAATTCAACCCCAGAATCATTTTCTCCACCGGAGATCGAAACTTTCACGTCAGTTGGTCCATCACCACAGAACATGCTACACAAACCAACTGTCAGATCCTATGTCCCTATTCCTCCTTTTCCGAATAGATTGACAAAATTTAAGAATGAGGAGGAAAATAAGGTGAtccttaaaatcaatatttcgCTCCATCCAACCATTAAGCAAGTACCACCATATGCTAAGCTTCCTAAGGAGTTGTCCACAAATAAAAGGAAGTTGAAAGgtgataaaaagataagtgtgggggagaatgtttctGTTATTCTTCAAAGGAAGTTGCTACCCAAGTGTCATGACCTTGGGATGTTTATAAATCCATTCTCTATAAGTAAAAGTAGGTTTGATCATTGTATGATAGATTTAGGAGCACCTATTGATGTTATTTCTTCTTCTATATTTGCTTCTTTAGATCTAGGGTTATTAAAAGAAACTAGTGTTATTATTCGATTGGCTAATTGCACTAATGCTTATCCACTAGGGGTAGTTGAAGATGCTTGGGTGCAGGTTCAATTTGGTAGCCCATTCCTACTGATTACAAGTACAAAGATGGATGTCAAAGCATGGGTACTTACAATAgaatttgatggtgaagttataCAGTTTGATAAGTTTAATTCTATTGATAAGTACAAGAGGAAGAATGTTCTGTTAAATGACCCACCATAA